AACTTTTATGCACTAGAAAACGTGTAAAAATCTGTACCTTGACTGTGTTAAAAAGATTCATTTGGGCTAAGTTATTCGACTTCCAAAATAACTTTTATCTTTGTAAAAAATCAAATCCAAATTGTATTCTGCCCCGCATCAATCATTCTTCCAAAAAGACGTTTCTGTTGGCAAGTTGCCTAAATGATCGATTGAAGACTCTTTTAAAAGATTATTTTCGCCTATCTAGGTTCAGTTCTGTAAATGCTTCTACCACAGACCATTATAGTATATCTTTAAATATTATGTGGTGACTCTTCTTTTATTAACTTTAGAGGAACCACAAGTTGTGTTTTATTTTGAccagtgcaaaatagggtgcaacacctagtgcatgatttggagttggtagtTATTGTACATGCActcaagatttagaggcattatctttatggcgtGTCTTGTGAAGTGTAGGTAGATCACTAGAGTCTTCAACACCTATTCAAGCAAACGGCTTTGAACCTGAGGCAACGGAGGTGGTTATAGCTACTGagggactatgatatcaccatttttttatcatccggggaaggccaatgtggtggccgatgccttgagtaggaaggcagagagtatggggaGTCTTGCTTTTATTCCAGCTAGGGAGAGGTTGTtagcgatggatgttcaggctttgtccaacaagttcgtgaggttggatattttggggCTTAGTAgggttcttgcatgtgttgtatcTCAATCGTCCTTATTTGAGCACATCAAGATGCGTCAATATGATAATTGTCAtgacccgattggtcgttttgagatctagcatcACGTTCGGTTGTTTAAGGTCTTGAAAAGCTTCATATTATGCTTTTTTGGCTTGCGTGTATAGCCGATTTTGATTTTTGGGCGATTCGggatttgatttggaagaataatttttgttttagaagtttaagtggTATGAGTTGATCGAAGATTaaattttgtgtagacgactccggaatggtattttgatgattccaatagcttcgaaTGGTAATTTTGGACCTAGGCATAAGTCCAGAATTGGATTTGAAGGTCTGTAGGTTAATTTGatgctttttggcgaaagttagaaaagttgaaggtttggaaggttgagaggtttgaccgggagttgactttgttgagatcggattcagattgtggttttgggagttggtatagctccgGTAGTATTTAGgacatgcatgcaaaatttgaggttattccgagGTGATTAGGCTTGTTCGCCGTTAGTTTTGTATTTGGAAATGTTCAtttgttcattaggcttgaattggggtgcgattcgtagttttgatattgtttggtgtgatttgaggccttgagtaggtccgcgTTGTGTTTTGGGATTgcttggtatgattggatggggtcccgggggcacTAGGTATGTTTCGGATGAGTTACAATCATTTTGAGCCTTGTGGGATTTGCTGAAGAATCTGAGTGCTGATGTTTTCGCACCTACGAAtgagggaccgcagatgcggcgccgCAAAAGAGTCCAAGCGAGCGCAGGTGTGGACTTTGGTTAGAGAAGGcagggaccgtagatgcggtcaaCCAGTCACAGAAGCGGAAGCACACCTACGGTCAAGAATCGTAGAAGCGTAAGCGTAGAAGTGCTTTTGGGACCGCAGATAGAGTGTGTTGATTGTTGTTGGGAACTCACAGATACAAGACTATTGACGCAGAAGCGGCCATCGCAGAAGTGACCagttgaccgcaaaagcggatttACTGGCAGATTACATATAGTTCGAGGGTTTGCCTATTTTTATcgtattttgagttgtagagctcagttttggataattttggaggggattttcatgatttaaattggggtaagtattcttgactcataattggttatatttcatgattccatctttattttcATCATTACATTAGTGATTTGAATGTGCGGAGCATAAAGGTGGCATCTCATTGTTGTTGATTATGCGGAGAGATACATGTGGCTATTTGTGatatattatctgggcggagagATACGGGTTGCTATTGTGGTATATTGTCTAGGCGGAGTAatatgggtggctattgtgtATACTGTCTAGGCAGAGTGATATGGGTGGTTATTGTGATatattgtctgggcagagtgATACAAGTGGCTATTGTGATATACAGTCTGGGTGGAGTGATACAGATGGCTATTATGTTaaatgtctgggcagagcgaTACGTGTGGCTGTTATGATATTGTCAAtatggagagataagggtgggtATATTAGGGATGATATGTGACGGCCTGGGGGCATAATGCTGATGATATTTGTGTGATGGTGTGATTTTTCTTATGTATGTCAtgcaccttacgtgacttgttgtgttgTTTTCAATGAgttactcgatgtctttgatattacttgttgacttgtacTATAATAGTACACTCGCCCAAGCATACATCATAGCATGCTATTTACACCggttcaggagtatgaaacttgatattcattgatcatgcacatgtattcttgtattatctgcttccattgtgatattgagcatgtgaccatgacAGGCGGATTGTGATAGTGAGCTTATGACCATGCCGGGCAGATTATGGTATTGAGATTGTGATCACGTTGGgtagattgtgattgtgagcctgtgatcatgtcgggcggattgagatattggaacgtgagttgtccgtgcggtcgTGATTGATAATGTGGACACAAGGTGCCGTGAACAtatgatttgtgatttgggactcgtgACTTGTGTTTATGAGATGAGGTACCTCGGAGTaattttgttgtgaaacttgtgttagaacgaTTTGATTATTCAGTTGGTATTTGTTTTCCTTAATTGGTTTCATTGGTACTTTAATGCTGTTCGGACTACTTCactgtttatatcacatgttTATTCCTTGTTGTCATTTACTGATTCTTgtttccattattagctttatacttatatactgcacatgttattatgactagtaggtgtcatgacttgtacctcgtcactactccaccgaggttagtcttgatacttactgagtaccgaccgttgtgtactcatactatacttctgcacaacgtttgtgcagatccaggtattggggATAATGGACTCAGGTAGAGTTAGCTTcttgatcgcgaggattcaaggtagagattCTTGGtagtcgcagtcccttggagtccttttcgTTTTGATTGTACTGTTAATTCGTTAtccgaacagtattgtattttgtttttgagataTTTCTATGTATTCATCTAGAGCTCGTGACTCCGTACTACCTATTCTTGGGAGGATTGTTGTGATTGTTGCTGCGTAGGCTTGTATTACCTTTATTTAAGTTTTTATATTAAACTCTGCTTCAAAATATCATGTTTAACTGGCTTAACTATTGTAAGTAACcagcttacctagtcatagagactaggtgccatcacgacgtctaaggttagattttgggtcgtgacaatgatccccacttgcttgtccttaaggacacggtgcatcACAATGATGCTAAGGAGTTTCTTTTTTTAGATGGGGTATTGAGACTTCAGGGTCGGATctatgttcctaatgtggatgtcttgagagagttgatcctcgaggaggctcatagttcacgGTAATCCATTCAcctaggtgctacgaagatgtatcgtgatttgaagcaacactattggtggagaaagaTGAAGAAATACATTTTTGAGTATGTTGCACATTGTTTGAACTATCAACAGGTTAACTATGAACATCCGAGACCTTGTGGTTTGCTTTAGTGGCGAAGTGGAAGTGGCAACGCATCACTATGAATTTGTGGTTTGATTGCCACGGACCTTAAGTTAATTTGACACtatgtgggttattgtggacagactgaccaaACCTGCACACTTTCTTCTAGTCATGACTACCTACACCTCTGAGTAgttggctcagatttatcttAGAGAGAtagttcgcctgcatggtgtacctgtgtctattatctcggatcgagGCACTCAGTTTATATTGAATTTTTGAAGAGCTGTGCAACGTAAGGTGGGcatacaggttgagttgagtacgttatttcatccccagatgaacgggcagtctgagcgtactatttagatcttGGAAGACATGTTGCGAGCATGTATCATTGATTTCGGGGGCTAATGGGATAATTTTCTACTACTAACAGAGTTcacctacaacaatagctaccagtcgagtatccagatggctccttatgagccCTTATATGGGATGCGGTGTTGTtctctggttggttggtttgagcctgattaggctaggttgttgggcaccgATCTAGTTTGTGATGCTCTagagaaggtgaaattgatttagTAGCAGCttcatacagcacagtccaggcaaaagagttatgctaatatGAAGGCTCGTGAGGTGGCATtaatggtgggtgagaaggttctactcagaATTTCGCCCATTAAGGGTATGATAAGTTTTGCCCacgaagggtgtgatgaggttgagagttgtgtactcatactatacttctgcatgtTTATGTGCGGATTTAAGTATTGGTGGCAGCGGACCCCGAGAATGAGAGTTTGCTTGTTCACGAGGATTCAAGATAGAGCTACATGCTGTCACAGTTCCTTGGATTCTCATCTTTTAAATTGATACTGTTAATTTACATTCGATCAATATTGTATCTTTTGGAATATTCCGTATGTATTCAGTTAAAACTCATGACTCTATACTACCTAGTTCTGGGAGATGTTTGAGTATTACTATTTTGACTTGTATTAACTCTATTTTcgcttttatattattttttgtattattataTTACGTTTTGTTGATTTAAATGTTGTTAAgtgataggcttacctactcttagaaattaggtgccatcacgatccctATGGtggaattcgggtcgtgacaagaccTTTTTAGGCTACTTTAAATTTACCACCAATATAATTATATAAGGGACCCATTTTGTCATTTTCACTATAAAAATTTTACGGGGTACCCTATTTGGTTGTCcccatttaacttatacccattttttaaagtttttttaacTAGTCCCCAAAGTATAGACAACTTCAGGccttttttttttcccttcctCCTCCTcgttctcctcttcttcttcttcctcttcgtattcttcttcttcctcttcttcttcttcttcttcttcttcctcttcttcttcttcttcttcttcttcttcttcttcttcttcttcttcttcttcttcttcttcttctttcttcttcttcttcttcttcttcttcttcttcttcctagaATTTATATAGTGTTTATGAGCATGTGTTTAAGGTGGTTTATGGTGTTTGACAGCGGTGAGCTGCTGTGGcgctttatatttttttttattaatgctTAGGATTTCTTCTTCTTGATTGCGAAATAGTTTTGTtagatttttttgttattttgacaaattgatgattggagtttgttcttgatgatatttggaggttatgtttcaaatttgagctcatttagaGTAGATTTAGGTGTTAAATCATGTATTGAATTGTAAAAATTCGAAGACAAGTTTCTGTTTCCgggcaatttgcacttcagacctatttggccttaagtgtatgAAGTGCAAATTTTTAACTTCAGACTTATTTGACCTTAAGTGTATAAAAATATTAGTTGCATTTCAGAGCTATTCGACCTTAAGTGCGTCTGGagtgcaattttttcacttcagacctatttggcctaaGTGTATGAAAATATTTGTTGTACTTcaaacctatttggccttaaTTGCATCGTAAGTCCAGAACTTTAGACTTAATTGGTCTTAAGTGCATTGCACtttagattaatttttttttcaacttcaaaccCGATAAGTTTGAAGTTGAACCTAAAGTGGGTAGGATTGTAAATTTTTGTTCAAAAGTAGATATACCTTTAATTTTGTGACCCCAAACTTGGCTATAGATGCAGATGCCCCATTTTGACTCTACCAATATATTGTCTTACTTATGTGAGTAATGATTATTTCGAAATAAGGGAATTTGTACCATTACCAAATTTGGCAAATGGATTAAAGTCAAACAAAAAGATGGAACCTAAATTGGAATATCCAATGAAACCCCCGATACTCTGATCACAACTCACAACCAAAAGCCATGGGAGCATGCAATGTAACTGATGCCATTTTTGAAGGGCTCCCCAATCATAGGCAGCATGTCCTTCTCAGCTTTTCCTACTTTTCAGGCCCTATACATTTTATGCCATTATTATTCACACAATTTTGAGGCTAATAAAAGTGTTCATCAGtttaaagaaagaagaaaaagaattgcGATATAATTGATCGGTAATGCAaatgcaatgaaatgaaaaggTACCTATCATTCAATTCAATGTGTTCTTCAATCCCCATAATTTCATCCAGCATTACAACTCTTCATCCATGCCATTCATACCTGAAGTTTTTCTGATTTGTCTCAGCTTAGCTTTCTAGGGTTTtgaggaaaaaaagaagagagataaATTTAAAGTTCATACCTTTTTGCagatatatgtgtgtgtgtgtgttggtgtcttttcatttttttcattcatGCATGTAACTATGTAAAAGGACTCATTTCCGTTTGTTTCTTTTTGGCATATAGATTGGCTTTACCAGGTTGGTCtctcaaagaaaaaggaaaaagttagAGGATTATAATATGAAGAAAATCTGATCTAATGTGTGATGGTTCTCTCTGGTTCTGCTTTTAAAACTTGAATCTTGGGGGCGACGTTTGCAGGGGCTGAAATCCCTGATTTTCTAGGGGGAGAAGAAAAAAGGAAGGTAATAGTGTTTCATATATAGAACACAGATAAAAACATATATGTATATTTTAGGTTGAAATGTTGGCGTTGGtggggaggaggaggaggagtagCTGATGATGGAGCAAGAATTAAATTCAAAGCTTAGGATTCAGAACAATGCACCAAATGCTCAGAGATCTAAGAGCTTCGCATTTAGAGCACCTCAGGTGAATTTCACAATCCAAGATTTTGAATTGGGAAAGATCTATGGAGTTGGTTCTTATTCCAAGGTCAGATTTTAAATCCTCTTTTACGCTGTTCCTCTCTTTATTTGGTATTTGGAAGCAGTCTAGTTTGagattcttcttccatttttttctttttttgtgctTAGTTTATGTTTATGTTTTCTCGCTTttattattttgctttattttcctGCTCATTTTGGCTTAGTGATATGTTAGTTAACATGCTTCGTCTCTTTTACCTTCCATGTCAATTGGCTCCTTTTTTTGAGGGGTGCAGAGAGTGGTTTGGTATTAGTACCATGAATTTTCTTTTTGAAGCTTCAATTTGTTATTTCATTTGCATACTCGGAAGGGAAATTTGGAAGGAACATCACCTTATTTTTGGATATAATGGGTTGACTATTGATTTTCATCCCAGGTGTCACTTTTATTCATCTTCCAGATGTCTTTATTCATTTTCTAGCACTTTGCTCCATGATTAACATGTTGATTGTTTACAGTTGCAACCAGCAATATGCAGTGTTCTGTAATGAATTATCAGCCAAATGCTCCGCACtaagggaaaaaagagaaaaaattagaATATTGCAGAAGTAGTCTTTTAGACCAGCGAGAAAATCGTTTTAGTGAGTTCATCTTTAGAATGTGGTTTGAATTATCTAGTATCAGAATAAAAAGCGATGCTTGGTAGCATTAATTGTTGATCACACTCCTAAAGCAGAGCTCCCTTTAGGGGTTACCCAAGCCCATTTCCAGTTGAGGGGTCGTCTTATTAGCCTGTATTGGTAACTAACAAATTTCTTCTCATGTGCGGTCCTTCTCCCTTCACCCCTCTTGCTTTTCCTCGGGGGTAAATCATGAATGTTAATTGATGTTTTGGATGCAAATTGTGGAAACTACCAGGTTGTCAGAGCAAAAAAGAAAGATACAGGGAATGTTTATGCCTTGAAGATCATGGACAAAAAGTTCATCACTAAAGAAAATAAGACTGCTTATGTGAAATTAGAGAGAATTGTGCTTGATCAACTGGATCATCCTGGCATTGTACGACTATTTTTCACCTTCCAAGACACTTTTTCACTATGTAAGTATTCTACACATTTGTTGATATATTAGTATTATACACATTCTTTTTAATGATCTTTTTCCACTCTTTATATCTGGCATTTCTTGTCGAATATTGATTTTTCTCCTTCTAATTTCATGTAACCCTATTGGGAAGACATGGGCCTGGAGTCCTGCGAAGGTGGGGAGCTTTTTGAACAAATTACCCGGGTGAGTAAATGAAGAATCTTTCCGATCAAAAAAAGTAAATGAAGGATCAAAAGTCACAAcacaaaaagtaaaataaaatcttGTCACTAGTGAAACTCTTACGTAGTATTACGACTTCTCTCGATAGCATATTTTCTTATTGATGTTTGCATTGTGATTGACTTCCTGAATCTGAAATAGTCTGATGTTACCTTCCAGAAAGACCAATCATCTTATGAATATCCCTATCCAGCTATTCTGATGTCATTGCCAGTGAAGGATTTCCCATATCTGAAGCGTGTGAACAATTCCACAATCTGCAGCCATTGCTTTTTGACTTGTAAAGCACTTAAACCGTCTCCTTGTAAACTTTTACTTTGGTGCATGCAGAAAGGCCGTTTGTCTGAGGAGGAGGCACGTTTTTATGCAGCTGAAGTAGCAGATGCTCTTGAATATATACACAGCATGGGATTGATTCATCGAGATATTAAGGTACTTTTATTATGTGGTTTGTTGTGTCAACAGAATATACTAGGACAATTTTGATTGTTTTATTTATGGCAGCCCGAGAACCTGCTACTTACTGCAGATGGACATATTAAAGTTGCCGACTTTGGCAGTGTAAAGCCCATGCAAGATAGCAGAATAACAGTCCTTCCAAATGCAGCATCAGGTATATCTTGCTTGCTGTAAGGTCACTTCCGTGGAAATCATGAGAATCACGTAAGCacaaaataggtgttttgatgccATTGCCATTACTGAATCACTGGTCTTTATTTTCTTTAGATGACAAGGCTTGTACTTTTGTGGGGACAGCTGCATATGTGCCTCCTGAAGTTTTAAATTCTTCTCCTGCAACTTTTGGGTATGGACTCTATCCTTGGTAAAGACAAATCTTTTGCTTCTTCGTTTTGTATTAATATTAGATTGTACGGTAGTCCACATACAAAGGGCATAATATTGAGTTCTGAAAACGGAACCTAAATCTCCGAAAACTATATCAATCAACTGTGCCTTGGTCCTAAATATAATTGCTGTTAGTTTCTACACTTCTTCATTGATGTTGTCTGAATTATGCATATTTAACTGAAAGCATAATTATTCCGTTTGGACATGCTCTACCAGAAATGATCTCTGGGCACTTGGCTGCACCTTGTATCAAATGCTTTCAGGAACTTCTCCCTTTAAAGATGCCAGCGAATGGCTCATCTTTCAAAGAATCGTTGCAAGAGATATCAGGTTCCCAAATCATTTTTCGGATGAAGCCAGAGATCTCATTGATAGGTTGCTGGTAAGCTATTTTTCCTGTTTAATCTTACTTGCATTTCCCTGTGGTTCCTCTTCTCCTTTCCTCCCTACTTTTTCTTTGttgtcttcttttttcttttctcatatGAATCTCAACTTGAGTTAGTCTCACCCATAAATTTCTATCGGTGAATATCTTAACAATTTATCTGAGTTTCTGCTTTTGATTTGCTTCATCAGTTTAACCTAGTCTCTAGATAATTACATTTGTTAGCAATAAACAGAGTCTCATCTCTACTGTTGGGTGCCGCGAGACTTTGTCCCACATCAACCAAATACTAGGTCCTTCTGCACATAGATGGCATCGTCGTATCGGAACAACTGGCCATGTGCCTCTTCTCAAGCTCCTCTCCAAATAGGTTTCGCTGTAGAATGTAGTTCTGCATCGACCAAAGATAAGGCCTTGGCCATATTATAAGGTCCCTGCTCTCTCACAACCTACAAGGTGCATTTTCAGGACAAGATCCTCTATACCACGTATGGAGGTGGGAAATACTGCGTGGTGATTAGTCAACCATTTTGAGCATCAGCATATACTTTAGTTACTATTTCTGTATGAGTTGACGAATGAGTAACCATTGTGATCAAGAGtaaaatctaggtttt
The sequence above is drawn from the Nicotiana tabacum cultivar K326 chromosome 13, ASM71507v2, whole genome shotgun sequence genome and encodes:
- the LOC107785176 gene encoding 3-phosphoinositide-dependent protein kinase 2 isoform X1 produces the protein MMEQELNSKLRIQNNAPNAQRSKSFAFRAPQVNFTIQDFELGKIYGVGSYSKVVRAKKKDTGNVYALKIMDKKFITKENKTAYVKLERIVLDQLDHPGIVRLFFTFQDTFSLYMGLESCEGGELFEQITRKDQSSYEYPYPAILMSLPVKDFPYLKRVNNSTICSHCFLTCKALKPSPCKLLLWCMQKGRLSEEEARFYAAEVADALEYIHSMGLIHRDIKPENLLLTADGHIKVADFGSVKPMQDSRITVLPNAASDDKACTFVGTAAYVPPEVLNSSPATFGNDLWALGCTLYQMLSGTSPFKDASEWLIFQRIVARDIRFPNHFSDEARDLIDRLLDIDPSRRPGAGPDGYASLKNHPFFREVDWDSLRSQTPPCLAAEPKAHSTRSSGEDHDSSLNPSHIGDGSARTNDGNGGATSSSEAGSITRLASIDSFDSKWKQFLEPGESVLMISMVKKIQKLTSKKVQLILTNKPKLIYVDPSKLVVKGNIIWSDNSNDLSIQVTSPSQFKVCTPKKVLSFEDAKQRAMQWKKAIEALQNR
- the LOC107785176 gene encoding 3-phosphoinositide-dependent protein kinase 2 isoform X2 gives rise to the protein MMEQELNSKLRIQNNAPNAQRSKSFAFRAPQVNFTIQDFELGKIYGVGSYSKVVRAKKKDTGNVYALKIMDKKFITKENKTAYVKLERIVLDQLDHPGIVRLFFTFQDTFSLYMGLESCEGGELFEQITRKGRLSEEEARFYAAEVADALEYIHSMGLIHRDIKPENLLLTADGHIKVADFGSVKPMQDSRITVLPNAASDDKACTFVGTAAYVPPEVLNSSPATFGNDLWALGCTLYQMLSGTSPFKDASEWLIFQRIVARDIRFPNHFSDEARDLIDRLLDIDPSRRPGAGPDGYASLKNHPFFREVDWDSLRSQTPPCLAAEPKAIPNLQAHSTRSSGEDHDSSLNPSHIGDGSARTNDGNGGATSSSEAGSITRLASIDSFDSKWKQFLEPGESVLMISMVKKIQKLTSKKVQLILTNKPKLIYVDPSKLVVKGNIIWSDNSNDLSIQVTSPSQFKVCTPKKVLSFEDAKQRAMQWKKAIEALQNR
- the LOC107785176 gene encoding 3-phosphoinositide-dependent protein kinase 2 isoform X3, producing MMEQELNSKLRIQNNAPNAQRSKSFAFRAPQVNFTIQDFELGKIYGVGSYSKVVRAKKKDTGNVYALKIMDKKFITKENKTAYVKLERIVLDQLDHPGIVRLFFTFQDTFSLYMGLESCEGGELFEQITRKGRLSEEEARFYAAEVADALEYIHSMGLIHRDIKPENLLLTADGHIKVADFGSVKPMQDSRITVLPNAASDDKACTFVGTAAYVPPEVLNSSPATFGNDLWALGCTLYQMLSGTSPFKDASEWLIFQRIVARDIRFPNHFSDEARDLIDRLLDIDPSRRPGAGPDGYASLKNHPFFREVDWDSLRSQTPPCLAAEPKAHSTRSSGEDHDSSLNPSHIGDGSARTNDGNGGATSSSEAGSITRLASIDSFDSKWKQFLEPGESVLMISMVKKIQKLTSKKVQLILTNKPKLIYVDPSKLVVKGNIIWSDNSNDLSIQVTSPSQFKVCTPKKVLSFEDAKQRAMQWKKAIEALQNR